In Prunus dulcis chromosome 2, ALMONDv2, whole genome shotgun sequence, a single genomic region encodes these proteins:
- the LOC117619782 gene encoding uncharacterized protein LOC117619782 yields the protein MTDARKAAEAKKMNESSRRRLLMGLEKKKRQPATAPVRQALDPEDVTLRERLQQLGAEPVAWPTADAHAPRQSGAEATASRAAGKRPVTVDLEASPASKRSRPSEASRAVFAAEDEDGPTEAVTIACPSKTVQFVNHMILGSQMELPKVDELPKKLLREQAGRAFRLQAAASMEMWLCVKRAISAAERRRRPMTTAGLKSPKRAKLSRTTPIF from the exons A TGACGGACGCAAGGAAGGCTGCCGAGgccaagaaaatgaatgaGTCCTCCAGAAGGCGCCTCCTAATGGGgctggagaagaagaaaaggcagCCCGCGACAGCTCCGGTTCGGCAGGCACTTGATCCCGAGGACGTGACCCTCAGGGAGCGCCTCCAACAGCTGGGCGCCGAGCCAGTGGCGTGGCCAACTGCCGATGCTCATGCACCGAGGCAGTCAGGTGCCGAAGCCACTGCCTCAAGAGCAGCCGGGAAACGGCCGGTGACGGTGGACTTGGAAGCTTCGCCCGCTTCCAAACGGAGCCGCCCGTCGGAGGCTTCTAGGGCCGTCTTTGCGGCGGAGGACGAGGACGGGCCTACCGAGGCTGTCACCATCGCCTGCCCTTCGAAGACGGTGCAGTTCGTCAACCATATGATCCTCGGATCACAAATGGAACTACCGAAAGTTGACGAACTGCCGAAGAAACTTCTTCGGGAGCAAGCGGGACGCGCCTTCCGACTGCAGGCAGCG GCGTCCATGGAGATGTGGCTCTGCGTCAAGCGAGCCATCTCCGCTGCCGAACGGCGAAGAAGGCCTATGACGACGGCAGGGCTAAAGTCGCCGAAGCGGGCAAAGCTATCCAGGACCACGCCCATCTTTTGA
- the LOC117617171 gene encoding uncharacterized protein LOC117617171 — protein sequence MHAIKGGWAGRTFALAKNNESEGRKSRIRRSKEERKAMVESFIKTYQKLNNGSFPSLNLTHKEVGGSFYTVREIVRDIIQENRVLGPAKFTAEEQTIDHFLEQNPLGSIATEPPNTLSISLNQSQFISNQNQGRIEELVFTSDGHLATLERQNFDNGKIINGTQVEVNNKEFELKCTELRVKGPVETEKNVAEESVVHNGDCIGPEYQMVDNGLINGNQVDLKDKKTEELTCTELQTIEPLEAEKNVEEVPETSRSKVTPIAADVIVETFPLKPANETSENLDGRLQEVTDLAISTEDRVEENLSSPLLENNSGSLDEEALGNARDPSLESSNCSTFNDGVVHEKGSTDLNVKAPHKDVPTSEILEQSQLTAGPKAIKAPDSLHTNNINSTGGSSELSKTKEVLVIEDEVDVQSSGSSRKGSSPTLDRINLESWEGRSQKSAKPEGNPLWDVFKAFIDAFVKFWSE from the exons ATGCATGCTATAAAGGGCGGCTGGGCAGGGCGTACATTTGCCCTGGCTAAAAACAATGAATCTGAAGGAAGGAAGTCCCGAATTCGGCGTTCAAAGGAGGAGAGGAAGGCAATGGTTGAATCCTTTATAAAAAC GTATCAGAAACTAAACAATGGGAGTTTCCCATCACTTAATCTGACCCACAAGGAAGTTGGCGGGTCTTTCTACACCGTACGAGAGATTGTCCGAGATATAATCCAGGAAAATAGAGTGCTGGGTCCTGCTAAGTTTACTGCAGAGGAGCAGACCATTGATCATTTCTTGGAACAAAATCCATTGGGTTCCATCGCTACAGAACCACCAAATACTCTGTCAATATCATTAAATCAATCTCAGTTTATCTCCAATCAAAATCAGGGTAGAATTGAAGAACTGGTTTTCACATCGGATGGGCATTTAGCTACACTTGAACGTCAGAATTTTGACAATGGGAAAATCATCAATGGTACTCAAGTTGAAGTGAATAACAAAGAGTTTGAACTGAAATGTACAGAGTTACGAGTAAAAGGACCAGTGGAAACAGAGAAGAATGTTGCTGAAGAATCTGTAGTTCATAATGGGGATTGTATTGGACCTGAATATCAGATGGTTGACAATGGATTAATCAATGGTAACCAGGTAGATctgaaagacaaaaaaactGAGGAACTGACATGTACAGAGCTACAAACAATTGAACCTTTGGAAGCAGAGAAGAATGTTGAAGAAGTTCCGGAAACATCTAGGTCTAAAGTGACTCCTATAGCAGCAGATGTGATAGTGGAGACATTTCCATTAAAGCCGGCTAATGAGACAAGTGAGAACTTGGATGGAAGGTTACAAGAAGTAACAGATTTGGCTATATCTACCGAGGATCGAGTAGAGGAGAATCTTTCAAGTCCATTGCTTGAGAACAATTCCGGCTCACTCGATGAGGAAGCATTAGGAAATGCCAGAGATCCATCACTTGAAAGCTCAAATTGCTCAACCTTTAACGATGGTGTTGTGCATGAAAAAGGAAGCACAGACCTTAATGTCAAAGCACCTCATAAAGATGTTCCAACATCTGAGATCTTAGAACAGAGTCAGCTGACTGCTGGACCTAAG GCTATCAAAGCTCCAGATAGCCTACATACGAACAATATAAATAGTACCGGTGGTAGTAGTGAGCTGTCAAAAACCAAAGAGGTGCTTGTGATTGAAGACGAAGTTGATGTTCAATCCAGCGGCAGCTCCCGGAAAGGAAGCAGCCCAACTTTAGACAGAATTAATCT TGAATCATGGGAAGGGAGATCTCAAAAGTCGGCAAAACCAGAAGGTAACCCACTTTGGGACGTATTTAAAGCGTTTATAGACGCCTTTGTGAAATTTTGGTCTGAATGA
- the LOC117620327 gene encoding protein LOW PHOTOSYNTHETIC EFFICIENCY 1, chloroplastic-like: MQALVTWPSRGETWAVPQLGFELGSSCKFSTRIRRKKMWSLGFPVCYGRSGAVLLLSSNSGAIGAEAFSGSPKFDFGCGCFSGYSKLKPARFCQSKKRSFGASFVVAWALEEQAIGNDIVIEESTSEHRLSGEGESKGDHLIVDEAEGGEDKNEVDVRNRGANWEQKNEKIDVRALALSLQFAKTADDVEVVLKDKGDLPLQVFSSMIRGFGRDRLMDSAFAVVEWLKRKSEETNGSITPNLFIYNSLLGAVKQSKQFGEMDKVLSAMTEEGVELNVVTYNTKMAIYIEQGLSTKALDVLEDIEKKGLTPSSVSYSTALLAYQRMEDGNGALQFFIEFREKYHKGDISKESVEDWEHEFIQLENFTKRVCYQVMRRWLVKDDNLSTNVLKLLAQMDIAGVPLSRAEHERLLWACTREEHYTVAKELYNRIRERHTEIGISVCNHVIWLMGKAKKWWAALEIYEDMLDRGPKPNNMSYELIVSQFNVLLTAARKRGIWRWGIRLLNKMEEKGLKPRSKEWNAVLVACSKAAETSAAVKIFKRMVEQGQKPTVLSYGALLSALEKGKLYDEARQVWEHMLKVGVKPNLYAYTIMASVFSGHGKLNMVDTIIHEMVSSGIEPTVVTYNAIISGFARNGSTNAAYEWFQRMKDQNISPNNVTYEMMIEGLANGGKPRLAYDLYLTAQNQGLDLSPKSYDIVVQSSLASGVAIEGFLGARPPDKKEEVQGRKSSTQLS; this comes from the coding sequence ATGCAAGCTTTGGTCACTTGGCCTTCAAGGGGTGAAACCTGGGCAGTGCCCCAGTTAGGCTTTGAACTTGGTTCTTCTTGTAAATTTAGTACTAggataagaagaaaaaaaatgtggaGCCTTGGTTTTCCTGTTTGTTATGGTAGAAGTGGTGCTGTATTATTACTTTCTAGCAATTCAGGGGCTATTGGGGCTGAGGCTTTTAGTGGAAGCCCAAAATTCGATTTTGGTTGTGGGTGTTTTTCTGGGTACTCTAAACTTAAACCTGCTCGCTTTTGTCAGTCTAAGAAGCGTTCCTTTGGTGCTTCATTTGTAGTAGCATGGGCATTGGAAGAACAAGCAATTGGGAATGACATTGTTATAGAAGAATCCACATCGGAACATAGGTTGTCAGGGGAAGGTGAGAGTAAGGGAGATCATCTAATTGTGGATGAAGCAGAGGGTGGTGAAGATAAAAATGAAGTAGATGTAAGAAATCGAGGAGCAAATTGGGAGCAGAAAAATGAGAAGATTGATGTGCGTGCGCTAGCATTGAGCTTACAGTTTGCAAAAACAGCAGATGATGTAGAGGTGGTTCTTAAGGACAAGGGTGATTTGCCCCTTCAAGTATTCTCATCCATGATCAGGGGTTTCGGAAGAGACAGATTGATGGATTCTGCATTTGCTGTTGTTGAATGGCTTAAGAGAAAGAGTGAAGAAACTAATGGTTCGATTACCCCAAACTTATTCATATATAATAGTCTTTTGGGTGCAGTGAAGCAGTCTAAACAATTTGGAGAAATGGACAAAGTCTTGAGTGCTATGACTGAGGAAGGGGTGGAACTGAATGTTGTAACTTACAATACTAAAATGGCAATTTACATAGAGCAGGGACTAAGTACTAAGGCCCTTGATGTTCTTGAGGATATTGAGAAGAAGGGCCTGACTCCGTCTTCAGTGTCCTATTCTACAGCATTGCTGGCTTATCAACGAATGGAAGATGGAAATGGAGCTTTACAGTTCTTCATTGAGTTCAGAGAAAAGTACCATAAAGGTGATATAAGTAAAGAGTCTGTTGAAGACTGGGAACATGAGTTTATACAGCTTGAGAACTTTACAAAACGTGTTTGCTACCAAGTGATGCGCCGGTGGCTTGTGAAGGATGATAACTTAAGTACCAACGTTCTAAAACTTCTAGCACAGATGGATATTGCTGGGGTTCCACTCAGTCGGGCAGAACACGAGCGCCTTTTGTGGGCTTGCACCCGTGAAGAACATTATACTGTGGCAAAAGAATTGTATAATAGGATAAGGGAAAGGCATACTGAAATAGGTATATCTGTGTGTAACCATGTAATTTGGTTGATGGGAAAGGCTAAGAAATGGTGGGCAGCTTTGGAGATTTATGAGGATATGTTGGACAGGGGGCCGAAGCCAAATAACATGTCGTATGAATTGATAGTATCTCAGTTTAATGTTCTTCTGACTGCAGCtagaaaaagaggaatttgGAGATGGGGCATCAGGCTGCTCAACAAGATGGAAGAGAAAGGTCTTAAACCTAGAAGTAAGGAGTGGAATGCAGTTCTTGTTGCCTGTTCCAAGGCTGCAGAAACTTCTGCTGCTGTCaagatttttaaaagaatGGTGGAACAAGGTCAAAAACCTACAGTACTTTCTTACGGAGCATTGCTTAGTGCCCTTGAGAAGGGAAAACTCTATGATGAGGCCCGGCAGGTGTGGGAACATATGCTTAAGGTTGGTGTAAAACCGAACTTGTATGCATACACAATTATGGCTTCAGTGTTCAGTGGACACGGAAAATTGAATATGGTAGATACCATCATTCATGAGATGGTTTCATCAGGAATCGAGCCAACCGTTGTCACATACAATGCCATTATCAGTGGGTTTGCACGAAACGGTTCAACCAATGCTGCATATGAATGGTTTCAGCGCATGAAGGATCAGAACATTTCACCAAACAATGTTACGTATGAAATGATGATTGAGGGTCTGGCCAATGGAGGTAAACCAAGGCTTGCATATGACTTATATTTGACGGCTCAAAATCAGGGCCTTGACCTCTCACCAAAGTCTTATGATATAGTTGTTCAATCCTCACTGGCTTCTGGAGTTGCTATTGAGGGATTTTTAGGGGCTCGGCCACCGgataaaaaggaagaagtgCAAGGTAGAAAATCTTCTACCCAACTTTCGTAA